From the genome of Scytonema hofmannii PCC 7110, one region includes:
- the cmr4 gene encoding type III-B CRISPR module RAMP protein Cmr4: protein MKTNISYIYLLSPLHTGGASQEGNTVGIAREAHTDLPYMSGGGIRGRIRASTPKEKQKILWGNTIEDVQQHGDNNLTQGALWIGDAAILWFPIPSLSHGIVWITSPFLLRRWLRLYNPTLPLPEPVSFSGSHKSQLYLKDAIFQASELHEWSDWKDYIPKGNEVSETINKALILSDTDCKVLIQTSLWQQVRVNLGEGKVLAENAGFRYEEAIPPETLMYFPWGNTTTANGNGNTACAELKQIFDNQNIWQFGGQESLGRGLVELWTTELL from the coding sequence GTGAAGACTAACATATCTTATATATATCTATTATCGCCATTACATACCGGAGGAGCGAGTCAAGAAGGGAATACAGTTGGAATCGCTCGCGAAGCACATACAGATTTACCCTATATGTCTGGGGGTGGAATTAGGGGGAGAATTCGAGCTAGCACTCCAAAAGAGAAACAGAAGATTTTATGGGGAAACACTATTGAAGACGTACAGCAGCACGGAGATAATAACTTAACTCAAGGAGCACTTTGGATTGGAGATGCTGCAATTCTTTGGTTTCCAATTCCTTCTCTTAGTCATGGGATTGTCTGGATTACATCGCCATTTTTACTAAGACGCTGGCTGCGGTTATACAATCCAACTTTACCTTTACCTGAGCCAGTGAGTTTTAGCGGTAGTCATAAAAGTCAACTTTATTTAAAAGATGCAATTTTTCAAGCTTCAGAACTTCATGAATGGTCAGATTGGAAGGATTATATTCCTAAGGGGAATGAGGTATCAGAGACAATTAATAAGGCATTAATTCTCTCTGATACTGATTGTAAAGTTCTCATTCAAACAAGTCTATGGCAGCAAGTACGGGTAAATTTGGGAGAAGGTAAAGTCCTTGCAGAAAATGCTGGTTTTCGCTATGAAGAAGCAATTCCACCAGAAACTTTGATGTATTTTCCTTGGGGGAATACGACGACTGCTAACGGTAATGGTAATACTGCTTGTGCTGAATTAAAGCAAATATTTGATAACCAAAATATTTGGCAGTTTGGCGGACAAGAGAGTCTGGGACGGGGTTTGGTGGAATTATGGACAACAGAATTACTCTGA
- a CDS encoding type III-B CRISPR module-associated Cmr3 family protein — MQWYAIEPLNVLLFREAKPFSPGEGAWAKGMFPPMPNTVFQALRSVVKSKEAIADQQKSKLKLQFLGPFLLRDTLSGKELWLPTPKDLLCVKQRSQNPEENPEYDKIEELKEWSRLVCLQPLNLNSPEWKYITCSSGSLSQNKSEGQPNIQLLPMVPPTALENESASNSLEERGKDEWVSGRPTSWIKASALVRYLQGESLTDPKDFHCDPWSIQVLPHIQMEPGQRQVKNEDGYFTEVAVRLHSHWQLVVAIDATIESSVVRLGGEGHHALVFPLESLPDWEKIESFKQPSDKSRKAYLLTPGLAQSEPEKHIYGVYPHAWGEYLRSCVSDRAILWGGKSVFAKTPMLPQRAFVRPGTVYCFKHGVGDIGRVLPSYELRSQEREKSQVETKPELKWLDTLASLNYGILLWSK, encoded by the coding sequence ATGCAATGGTACGCAATTGAGCCACTCAATGTCTTACTCTTTCGTGAAGCAAAACCTTTCTCTCCAGGAGAAGGAGCTTGGGCGAAGGGGATGTTTCCGCCAATGCCAAATACTGTTTTTCAAGCGTTACGTTCGGTTGTTAAGTCCAAAGAAGCGATCGCGGATCAGCAAAAGTCTAAATTAAAGCTACAATTTCTCGGACCATTTTTGCTGCGCGATACGTTATCAGGGAAAGAACTTTGGCTCCCAACTCCCAAAGATTTGCTGTGTGTGAAGCAGCGCAGTCAAAACCCAGAGGAAAATCCAGAATATGACAAAATTGAAGAACTTAAAGAATGGTCGCGTCTTGTTTGCTTGCAACCGTTAAATCTTAACAGCCCTGAGTGGAAATATATCACTTGTAGTTCGGGTTCTCTTTCTCAAAATAAATCTGAAGGTCAGCCCAATATCCAACTTTTACCAATGGTTCCTCCGACAGCTTTGGAGAATGAGAGCGCAAGCAATAGCCTTGAGGAAAGGGGAAAGGATGAATGGGTTAGCGGTCGTCCCACTTCTTGGATTAAGGCTTCGGCTTTAGTTCGTTACCTCCAAGGAGAAAGTTTAACCGACCCTAAAGATTTTCATTGTGACCCTTGGAGCATCCAAGTTTTACCGCACATTCAAATGGAACCAGGTCAGCGACAGGTAAAAAATGAAGATGGTTATTTTACTGAAGTTGCAGTTCGCTTGCATTCTCATTGGCAATTGGTTGTTGCAATTGATGCCACAATTGAATCATCTGTTGTGCGTTTGGGTGGTGAAGGACACCATGCTTTGGTGTTTCCTCTTGAGAGTTTACCCGATTGGGAGAAGATTGAATCCTTTAAGCAACCATCTGATAAGAGTCGCAAAGCTTACCTTTTGACTCCAGGACTTGCTCAAAGCGAACCGGAAAAACATATATATGGTGTTTATCCCCATGCTTGGGGTGAATATCTGAGGAGTTGTGTGAGCGATCGCGCAATTCTTTGGGGTGGTAAATCAGTCTTTGCGAAAACACCTATGTTACCCCAACGGGCGTTTGTACGACCTGGTACAGTGTATTGTTTTAAGCATGGGGTAGGTGATATTGGTAGGGTTTTGCCGAGTTATGAGTTGCGATCGCAGGAACGGGAGAAAAGTCAGGTAGAGACTAAACCTGAGTTGAAGTGGTTGGATACGCTAGCTAGTTTAAATTACGGAATTTTACTTTGGAGCAAGTGA